In Bos indicus x Bos taurus breed Angus x Brahman F1 hybrid chromosome 23, Bos_hybrid_MaternalHap_v2.0, whole genome shotgun sequence, a single genomic region encodes these proteins:
- the LOC113881204 gene encoding olfactory receptor 12D2-like, whose translation MLNQTSVTQFLLLGVTDIQVLQPVLFVVFLAIYIVNVAGNGVIMMVVISDPKLHSPMYFFLGNLSCLDICYSTVTLPKVLENFLSIHKTISLLGCISQLHFFHFLGSTEAMLLAVMAFDRFVVICKPLRYTLIMNHQVCTQMAVTIWIIGFFHALLHSVMTSRLNFCGSNHIHHFFCDVKPLLELACGNTDLNEWLLHSVTGTIAMGPFSLTLLSYFYIIIYLFFKTRSCSMLHKALSTCASHFMVVVLFYAPVVFTYIRPASGSSMDQERIIAIMYSVITPVLNPLIYTLRNKEVEGALRRVIRRRL comes from the coding sequence ATGCTGAATCAAACCTCAGTCACTCAATTTCTCCTCCTGGGAGTGACagacatccaagtactgcagccTGTTCTCTTTGTGGTTTTCCTTGCAATTTACATTGTCAATGTGGCTGGGAATGGAGTCATCATGATGGTTGTCATCTCTGATCCAAAACTCCATTctcctatgtattttttcctgggaaaccTGTCATGTCTGGATATCTGCTACTCCACGGTGACTCTGCCAAAGGTACTGGAGAACTTCCTGTCtatccacaaaacaatttctctCTTGGGATGCATAAGCCAGCTTCATTTCTTCCACTTCTTAGGTAGCACAGAGGCCATGTTGCTGGCCGTGATGGCCTTTGACCGCTTTGTGGTTATCTGCAAACCACTTCGTTACACTCTTATCATGAATCATCAGGTCTGTACCCAGATGGCTGTCACTATCTGGATCATTGGGTTTTTCCATGCCCTACTGCACTCAGTAATGACCTCTCGCTTAAACTTCTGTGGTTCCAACCATATCCATCACTTCTTCTGTGATGTTAAGCCATTGCTGGAGTTGGCCTGTGGAAACACTGACCTCAATGAATGGCTACTTCATTCTGTGACAGGGACCATTGCCATGGGCCCATTCTCTCTAACCCTTCTCTCCTATTTCTACATTATTATCTATCTTTTCTTCAAGACCCGTTCTTGCAGCATGCTCCATAAAGCACTGTCCACGTGTGCCTCCCACTTCATGGTAGTTGTTCTTTTCTATGCTCCTGTTGTTTTCACTTACATTCGTCCTGCCTCGGGTAGCTCCATGGACCAGGAGCGGATTATTGCCATTATGTACAGTGTGATCACTCCTGTACTAAATCCACTGATCTATACTTTGAGGAACAAGGAAGTAGAAGGGGCTTTGAGGAGGGTGATCAGAAGGAGACTCTGA
- the LOC113881150 gene encoding olfactory receptor 1361-like yields the protein MNCSKNPDFVLSGLSNDPDKPQLLFGLFLALYLLSLLGNLLLLMVIGADIHLHTPMYFFLSQLSLVDLCFTTTTAPKMLETLWTSNGLISFSDCLAQLYFFTVFADMDNLLLTAMAIDRYAAICHPLHYALLMTPYRCALLVGGSWGVAHSISLVHALLLSQLSFDSNQEIPHFFCDFGPLFRLSCSDTHLNEDLMMVLTGLLGISPLLCITSSYAHIFLAVARIPSAQGKKKTLATCSSHLSMVILFYSSVFASYLKSPSASHASWELGAAVMYALVTPTLNPFIYSLRNKEVKRSLKRILGIESSWH from the coding sequence ATGAACTGCAGTAAGAACCCTGACTTTGTCCTCTCGGGACTGTCCAATGACCCAGACAAACCACAGCTCCTCTTTGGTCTCTTCCTGGCCCTCTACTTGCTGAGTCTCTTAGGAAACTTGCTACTGCTGATGGTTATTGGTGCTGACatccacctccacacccccatgtacttcttcctcagccaGCTCTCCCTGGTCGACCTCTGCTTCACTACCACCACTGCCCCCAAAATGCTGGAGACTTTGTGGACCAGTAATGGACTGATCTCCTTCTCTGATTGTCTGGCCCAGTTATATTTCTTCACAGTTTTTGCTGATATGGACAACCTGCTTTTGACTGCCATGGCTATTGACCGCTACGCTGCCATCTGCCATCCCCTGCACTATGCACTCCTAATGACTCCTTACAgatgtgcactgctggtgggtgGGTCATGGGGAGTGGCCCACTCTATCTCTCTTGTCCATGCCCTGTTGCTATCCCAGCTCTCATTCGATAGTAATCAAGAAATTCCCCACTTTTTCTGTGATTTCGGACCACTCTTTAGACTTTCCTGCTCTGATACCCACCTCAATGAGGATCTGATGATGGTTCTGACAGGACTCTTAGGAATCAGCCCTCTCCTCTGCATCACAAGCTCCTATGCCCATATTTTCCTTGCTGTAGCTCGGATCCCATCAGcacaggggaaaaagaaaaccctGGCCACATGCAGCTCCCACCTCTCCATGGTCATCCTCTTCTACAGCTCAGTCTTTGCCAGCTACCTGAAGTCCCCGTCAGCTTCTCATGCCTCTTGGGAGCTGGGTGCTGCTGTCATGTATGCCCTGGTCACCCCCACTCTCAATCCTTTCATTTATAGTCTAAGAAATAAGGAAGTGAAGAGATCCCTGAAAAGGATTCTGGGCATAGAGAGTTCATGGCATTAG
- the LOC113881170 gene encoding olfactory receptor 12D2-like yields the protein MLNQTSVTEFFLLGVTDIQVLQPVHFVVFLTIYFLNLAGNGAILIVVISDPRLHSPMYFFLGNLSCLDICYSTVTLPKMLENFLSTHKAISFLGCISQLHFFHFLGSTEAMLVPVMAFDRFVAICKPLRYTLIMSHQVCTQMAVTIWIIGFFHALLHSVMTSHLNFCGSNHIHHFFCDVKPLLKLACGNTELNQWLLNNVTGTFAMGSFFLTLLSYFYIIIYLFFKTHSCSMLHKALSTCASHFMVVVLLFGPVFFIYIHPASGSSMDQERIIAIMYSVVTPVLNSLIYTLRNKEVKEALRKVIRRKL from the coding sequence ATGCTGAATCAAACTTCCGTCACTGAATTTTTCCTCCTGGGAGTGACagacatccaagtactgcagccGGTTCACTTCGTGGTTTTCCTTACAATTTACTTTCTCAATTTGGCTGGAAATGGAGCCATCCTGATAGTTGTCATCTCTGATCCAAGACTTCATTctcctatgtattttttcctgggcAACCTGTCATGTCTAGATATCTGCTACTCCACGGTGACTCTGCCAAAGATGCTGGAGAACTTCCTCTCTACACACAAAGCAATTTCTTTCTTGGGATGCATAAGCCAGCTTCATTTCTTCCACTTTCTGGGTAGTACAGAGGCCATGCTGGTGCCCGTGATGGCCTTTGACCGCTTTGTGGCTATCTGCAAACCACTTCGTTACACTCTTATCATGAGTCATCAGGTCTGTACCCAGATGGCTGTCACTATCTGGATCATTGGGTTTTTTCATGCCCTGCTGCACTCAGTAATGACATCTCACTTAAACTTCTGCGGTTCCAACCACATCCATCACTTCTTCTGTGATGTTAAGCCATTGCTCAAGCTGGCCTGTGGGAACACTGAGCTCAACCAGTGGCTGCTCAATAATGTCACAGGGACTTTTGCCATGGGCTCATTCTTTCTAACCCTTCTCTCCTATTTCTACATTATTATTTATCTGTTCTTCAAGACCCATTCTTGTAGCATGCTCCATAAAGCACTGTCCACGTGCGCCTCTCACTTCATGGTAGTTGTTCTTTTATTTGGtcctgtttttttcatttatatccaTCCTGCCTCGGGTAGCTCCATGGACCAGGAACGGATCATTGCCATTATGTACAGTGTGGTCACTCCTGTACTAAATTCACTGATCTATACTTTGAGGAACAAGGAAGTGAAGGAGGCATTGAGGAAGGTGATCAGAAGGAAACTCTGA
- the LOC113881200 gene encoding olfactory receptor 12D2-like, which yields MLNQTSVTEFLLLGVTDIQVLQPVLFVIFLATYIVNVAGNAAILMVVISDPRLHSPMYFFLGNLSCLDICYSTVTLPKMLENFLSTHKAISFLGCISQLHFFHFLGSTEVMLLAVMAFDRFVAICKPLHYTVIMNHQVCTQMAVTVWIIGFFHALLHSVMTSRLNFCGSNHIHHFFCDVKPLLELACGNTDLNEWLLHTVTETIAMGSFFLILLSYFYIIIYLFFKTHSCRMLRKALSTCASHFMLVVLLFGPVFFIYILPASGSSMDQDRTVAIMYSVVTPVLNPLIYTLRNKEVKGALKRVIRRRP from the coding sequence ATGCTGAATCAAACCTCAGTCACTGAATTTCTCCTCCTGGGAGTGACagacatccaagtactgcagccTGTTCTCTTTGTGATTTTCCTTGCAACTTACATTGTCAATGTGGCTGGGAATGCAGCCATCCTGATGGTTGTCATCTCTGATCCAAGACTCCATTctcctatgtatttttttctgggaaatctGTCATGTCTAGATATCTGCTACTCCACGGTGACTCTGCCAAAGATGCTGGAGAACTTCCTCTCTACACACAAAGCAATTTCTTTCTTGGGATGCATAAGCCAGCTTCATTTCTTCCACTTCCTAGGCAGCACAGAGGTCATGTTGCTGGCTGTGATGGCCTTTGACCGCTTTGTGGCTATCtgcaaaccacttcattacacTGTTATCATGAATCATCAGGTCTGTACCCAGATGGCTGTCACTGTCTGGATCATTGGTTTTTTCCATGCCCTACTGCACTCAGTAATGACATCTCGTTTAAACTTCTGTGGTTCCAACCACATCcatcatttcttctgtgatgttAAGCCATTGCTGGAATTGGCCTGTGGGAACACTGACCTCAATGAGTGGCTACTTCATACTGTCACAGAGACCATTGCCATGGGCTCATTCTTTCTAATTCTTCTCTCCTATTTCTATATTATTATCTATCTTTTCTTCAAGACTCATTCTTGCAGAATGCTTCGTAAAGCACTGTCTACTTGTGCCTCCCACTTCATGTTGGTTGTTCTTTTATTTGGCcctgtttttttcatttacattcttCCTGCCTCGGGTAGCTCCATGGACCAGGACCGGACTGTTGCCATTATGTACAGTGTGGTCACTCCTGTGCTAAATCCACTGATCTATACTCTGAGGAACAAGGAAGTAAAGGGGGCCTTGAAGAGGGTGATCAGAAGAAGGCCCTAA